The sequence GATTTATGTCCCAGAGCGGCGCCTTAGGCGTAGCCATTTTGGAAATTGCGCGTGATCTCAATCTCGGCATTTCAATGTTTGCCAGTATGGGCAATAAAACGGACATTTCCGGCAATGATCTTTTAGAGTATTGGCGCGACGATCCGGAAACCAAAATGATCCTGATGTATCTCGAAAGTTTCGGCAATCCGCGTAAGTTTACGCAAATCGCCAAATCGATTGCACGCACCAAGCCGATCATTTCCGTCAAAGCAGGCCGAACTTTGCAAGGAGCCGCCGCCGCTTCATCACATACCGGTGCTTTGGCGTCATCGCTTGATGTCGCGACCGATGCCATGTTCGAAAAATGCGGCGTCATCCGGGTTTCGAGCATCGACGAACTTTTTAATCTTGCCGCAGCATTCGATGCTCAACCGCTTCCCAAAGACAATCGCATTGCCATTGTGACCAATGCCGGCGGTCCGGCCATTATGGCCACGGATGCGTTGGTGAGTTCGGGCATGCGGTTGGCGACGCTCGAAGAGTCTACCAAACAACATTTGCGTCAGCATTTACCGCCTGAAGCCAGCGCTAATAATCCGGTCGATCTTATTGCCAGCGCAGACGAACATCGTTATAAAATAGCTTTGGAAGCTGTTTTGCGCGATCCTAATGTCGACGCAGTCATCGCCATTTTCGTTCCTCCGATCATGATCACCGCCAACGCTGTCGCGCAAACCATCGTCGATATGCACCGGCAATACGCGGATAAACCTGTGTTGTCCTGTTTTATGGGTCAGCAGGAAGGACGCCAGGCCATTGCGCTATTAAGACACAATAAAATTCCGGTTTATTTTTTCCCTGAACATACTGTGTATGCACTCAATGCGATGGATCAATATCGCCGCTGGCGTGATACACCGGAAGGCACTCTCCGGACATTCGACGTTGATAAAACGACTGTCGAACAAATTTTTTTGCGCGCAAAAGCGGAAAAACGAAAACAGCTTTCATTCTCCGAAGTCACATCCATTTTGAATGCCTACCACTTTCCTTTACCTGCATACACAACGGTACCGCTTGATGAAAAGGGATTGGAGCAGGCTATTGAATTTTCCAAAAAATCCAATGGTCCGGTTGTTCTCAAATTGCTCGCTGCCGATCTCACGCATAAATCAGATGTAGGCGGCGTAAAAATTGATCTTCGTACGGAAAAAGAAATAGCCGATGCGTTTGCCGAATTCGAGAAAAAAATGAAAGAGCGTAATATCCGGCCTGATGGCGTTTTGGTTCAGGAAATGATCAAAGGTGGAAAGGAATTAGTGCTCGGCATGAATGTTGACAAAAATTTCGGCGCGCTGATCATGTTTGGTCTCGGCGGCATCTATGTTGAAGTGCTCAAAGACGTGAGCTTCAGTATCGCGCCGATCACCGACCTGGAAGCACACGACATGATCAAAAGCATCAAAGGTTATCCCTTACTTACCGGTGTTCGCGGGCAGATGCCGGTCAATATCGAAGCCATCGCTGAAGCATTACAACGGCTATCGCAATTGGTCACCGATTTCCCGGAGATCCGTGAAATCGATATCAATCCTCTGCTTGCTTTTCATGAGAAAGAAAAATGCAAAGTCGTCGATGCGAGAATCAGTTTGATCTAACCTATCGTTCGACTTTTTGCCTTTTTGAACGTCTAAATCAGGTATGACTTGATCATTCGCTGCATAGATAATCTGTTTATTTTATTGCAATTGTATACCTCAATCGCTATATTTTGCCGCTTTTAGAAAATCGATTATGCAATTAATTCGGTGTAATGAGTGTCTCACGGCAATAATAATCATTCCGGCGCTTCTTCAAAATCCATCACTAAAAAATGGTTGGCTTCCGATTTAGCTAAATTGAAAGCCGAAATATTAGAGCACGGCAATCTTCCCCACCATATCGCCATTATCATGGATGGTAATGGGCGCTGGGCACAGCAACGGGGTTTACCGAGAGTCGCCGGGCACAATGAAGGCGTCAAATCGGTTCGCGACGTGGTCGAAGCAGCCGGTGAAATCGGCGTGAAAGCTTTGACCCTTTATGCTTTCAGCCAGGAAAACTGGAAACGCCCCACGTGGGAAGTTTCGGCGCTGATGAAATTACTCATGCGCACGATTCATAATGAACTCAACAATTTGCACAAGCAAAATGTACGCGTCAAAACCATCGGGCATATCGAATTATTGCCGGCAGATACGTTGAAACAATTGCTCGGCGCCGTCGAAAAAACCAAACACAATACCGGATTGATCCTGAATCTGGCGTTGAGTTACAGCGCACGGATTGAAATACTCGATGCCATCAAAAATATCGCCCGAGACGTACATCATCATAAATTCAACGTCGACGACATTAACGAAGCTTTGTTCACTAAATATTTAAATACGGCCGATCTGCCTGAACCCGATTTGGTTATTCGAACAAGCGGGGAATTTCGGGTCAGTAATTTTCTACTTTGGCAAATTGCGTATTCGGAAATTTATATCACGGACACCTTTTGGCCTGATTTCCGTAAACCGCATTTATTCGACGCCATCCGTGATTATCAAAAACGCGAGCGCCGTTTTGGCAAAGTTAGCGAACAAGTGACGGTGGAAAAAAATAAAAAAGCTGAATCGAAAAAAATCATGGCAGCAAAATAGTTTACATGCATTCACGGCAATGCATTCATACGGTAATAATCATTAATTTTAAATAAAAACGGTTTACTCAATGAGGCAATGTTTTCTTGCGTTCTTTCTGATGTTCAGCGTATTCCCTACCCTTTTCGGACAAAACGCTTCACAGGGAAAACCTAAAATCGCTTCGATCAAAATCGAAGGCAATATTAAATCCGACGCCGATCTGGTTATTATTGCATCGGGTCTTTCCGTCGGCAACGAGTTCGGCATTGACGACGTTCAACGCGCCATCGAAAACTTATGGGAAATGAACGTGTTCAAAGATATCCAGGTATACGGCGAACCGGCTGAAGGCGGTATTGCGGTTATCATTGCGGTGCAAGAATATCCGCGCCTGGAATCGATGGAAATCTCAGGACAAGACGAAATCGATGAAAAAGATATCCGCGGCCAGATCGGGCTTTATACGTCGCAGACGGTCAGCCCACAGCATATTAAAAAGGCTGCAGAAAAAATCAGAAAATTATACGCCACCAAAGGCTATCTGAATGCTCAAGTCGATATAAAATCGTACGCCTCTACTTCGGATACCGGCAAAGTGCTTTTAAAGATCAAAATCGACGAAGGCAGCAAAGTTAAAATTCGGGGAATTAATTTTAATGGAAACGATTCTTTCAGCGACGGGAAGTTACGCGGCACCTTCGATGACACTAAATCCAAAACGGGATTTTTCAAATGGTTTAAAAG is a genomic window of bacterium containing:
- a CDS encoding acetate--CoA ligase family protein — translated: FMSQSGALGVAILEIARDLNLGISMFASMGNKTDISGNDLLEYWRDDPETKMILMYLESFGNPRKFTQIAKSIARTKPIISVKAGRTLQGAAAASSHTGALASSLDVATDAMFEKCGVIRVSSIDELFNLAAAFDAQPLPKDNRIAIVTNAGGPAIMATDALVSSGMRLATLEESTKQHLRQHLPPEASANNPVDLIASADEHRYKIALEAVLRDPNVDAVIAIFVPPIMITANAVAQTIVDMHRQYADKPVLSCFMGQQEGRQAIALLRHNKIPVYFFPEHTVYALNAMDQYRRWRDTPEGTLRTFDVDKTTVEQIFLRAKAEKRKQLSFSEVTSILNAYHFPLPAYTTVPLDEKGLEQAIEFSKKSNGPVVLKLLAADLTHKSDVGGVKIDLRTEKEIADAFAEFEKKMKERNIRPDGVLVQEMIKGGKELVLGMNVDKNFGALIMFGLGGIYVEVLKDVSFSIAPITDLEAHDMIKSIKGYPLLTGVRGQMPVNIEAIAEALQRLSQLVTDFPEIREIDINPLLAFHEKEKCKVVDARISLI
- a CDS encoding isoprenyl transferase — translated: MTKKWLASDLAKLKAEILEHGNLPHHIAIIMDGNGRWAQQRGLPRVAGHNEGVKSVRDVVEAAGEIGVKALTLYAFSQENWKRPTWEVSALMKLLMRTIHNELNNLHKQNVRVKTIGHIELLPADTLKQLLGAVEKTKHNTGLILNLALSYSARIEILDAIKNIARDVHHHKFNVDDINEALFTKYLNTADLPEPDLVIRTSGEFRVSNFLLWQIAYSEIYITDTFWPDFRKPHLFDAIRDYQKRERRFGKVSEQVTVEKNKKAESKKIMAAK